In the Arthrobacter sp. CDRTa11 genome, CTTTGGCTGCGGCGAGGACGGAGACGTCATCGCCTTTGTCCAGAAGCAGGACCACACCTCTTTCCAGGAAGCCGTGGAGAAGCTGGCCGCCCGCATCGGCTACGAGCTCCGCTACGAAGACGGCGGCACCGGCCCCAACCGGGAGGAAGTGGGCAAGCGGCAGCGGCTCCTGGACGCCCACAAGATTGCGGACGAGTTCTTCCGCGCCCAGCTGCTCACCCCCGGCGCCGCAGAGGGCCGCAGCTTCCTGCACGGCCGCGGCTTTGACCGGGCCGCGGCGGAACAGTTCGGCGTTGGCTATGCACCCCAGGGCTGGGACGCGCTGCTCAAGCACCTCCGCGGCCGCGGCTTTACCGACCAGGAATTGAAGCTGACCGGGATGTTTTCCGAAGGAAACCGTGGCATCTATGACCGGTTCCGCGGCCGCCTGATCTGGCCCATCCGGGACATCGCCGGCGACACCATCGGATTCGGCGCCCGCAAGCTCTACGAGGATGACCAGGGCCCCAAATACCTGAACACCCCGGAAACCACGCTCTACAAAAAGTCCCAGGTCCTCTACGGGATCGACCTCGCCAAGCGGAACATCGCCAAGGACCGCCAGCTGGTGGTGGTGGAGGGCTACACCGATGTCATGGCCTGCCATCTGGCGGGAATCCCGACGGCGGTGGCCACCTGCGGTACAGCGTTCGGCACCGAACACATCAAGATCGCCCGCCGCCTGCTGTCCGACGACGGCACCGGCGGAGAAGTTATCTTCACCTTCGACGGCGATGCCGCCGGGCAGAAGGCGGCCCTGCGGGCCTTCGAAGAGGACCAGCGCTTCACCGCACAGACCTACGTGGCCGTGGAGCCCACCGGGGCCGACCCCTGCGACCTGCGCCAGAGCAAGGGCGACGAGGCAGTGCACGCGCTGGTTCAGTCGCGCCGGCCACTGTTCGAATTCGCCATCCGGACCACCCTCAAGCAGTTCAACCTCGACACCGTGGAAGGGCGGGTGCAGGGCCTGAAGGCCTCGGTGCCGGTAGTGGCAGCCATCAGGGATGCCTCCACGAGGACAGGCTATTGCCAGGCGTTGACTGGCTGGTTGGGAATGCCGGATCCCAACGAGGTGCTGCGGATGGTCAGTGCCGCCGTTAAGCGCGGCGACCACGCCGGCGCTGGCAGCCCTTCAGCCGCCAGTGCCCAGGCCCAGGGGAGGCCCACGCAGGCCGGGGGACCCGGCGTGGCTGCGGGACCGGCGTCGGGCGCTGTGCCGTCCTATCACCGTCCGGATCCACGGGATCCCGTTGCCTCCATGGAGCGGCAGGCCCTTGAGGTGGCGCTGCAGGAGCCCGCGCACCTCGGCGGCGGCATCTGGGAGCGTTTCGCGGCCGTGAGGTTCGCCACACCGGCCTTCCAGGCAGTCCACGATGCCATGCGGGCAACAGGGCCCGGCCTCACGGAAGATCCCGTCCGCTGGGTGGAACAGATCATGCATGAAGTGCCCGAGCCGCTTCGAGGGCTCGTTTCGGAGCTTGCCGTAGTTCCGCTGCCGGCCAGCACCGCCGAGGCCGTCCAGAAATACTGCAAGGACATCCTGTCGCGGCTGTTCGAGCTGCAGATCACCCGGGTGAAGGCGGACAAGATGGGCCAGCTGCAGCGGCTCGATCCTGCCTCTGACCCGGAGGCATTCCAGCGCCTGAACCGGGAACTGATGATGCTTGAGATGGAGCGCCGGGCGCTGCGCTCGGAGGCCTGACGCTCCCTGCCACGAGGAACCCGCGGGGGATCCGGGATAGGAACCGGCACCAATTGCCGCTCCCGCTTTCACTTCCCGATTTCACTTCCCTGCGGGGGCTTGCTAGGCTAGTAGCCGCTTCATTCCTCCTTAGCTCAATTGGCAGAGCATTCGACTGTTAATCGAAGGGTTGCTGGTTCAAGTCCAGCAGGAGGAGCGCACAATCCCCGTTCCGGTCCGCCGGAACGGGGATTTTTTCATACCCGGGGAGGGTATTTTGCCTTCACGGATCCTCGATTTCCCTTACCCCCGAAACCTTTGCTAATGTCATACCTGCTTCCTTCCTCCTTAGCTCAATTGGCAGAGCATTCGACTGTTAATCGAAGGGTTGCTGGTTCAAGTCCAGCAGGAGGAGCAACACAAGAAAGATCCCCGTTCTCAGCTCTGAGGGCGGGGATCTTTCGTTGTTGGGGATATGGACGCGGAGTCACACAAAGTCCATCTCGACCTGCAGGAAACGCTCCGCCTCGGCTATGGCTGCCAGGAAAGCCTCCTGCTCGGTGGGGGACTTTCGCGGCTGGCGCGGATGCCATTCGTGATGAGCAGAATGGACCCGGACAAAACCGGAATCTGGGGGAGCGTAGAAGATGCCGAATCGCTGCACAGGCCACTCCGGTGAGGTCTCAGGCGCCACCAGGAGGGCGGCATTGAAGGCCGGGTTGTACCACTGGGCGATGGGCCGCCTACGGTCTTCGGTGAAGAGCCCGGCCGCGTAGAGCGCTGCGGACTGTTCTCCGGTTTGGGCGCACAAGCGTTCCCACCACAGAGGCAAAATGCCGGAGTCGCACCGTTGCCACGTGGCCGGGAGTGGCGGTTGGTCCTGCCAGCTGGGCACGGTCCCATTTTATCCCGGGAACGGCCCCCGGGGGGAGGTCAGGGGGAGGTCAGGGCCGGTTCCACGGGCCCGGGTTGACGCGGTACAGCAGGGCAGCGCCGGCCAGCATTCCCAGAATTATCCCGATGGCCGGGTTGCCCAGGGCCCGGCCGGCAAAATAGCCCGCGACGGCGCCCAGCACCGCTCCGAGGAAGAGTCCCCTTCGGTTCTGGTGCGGTCTGCGTTTCATCGTTCCACCTTACTGGGGGCCAGATCAAATGGCTGGCGGCCTAAATAATGGCCGCCGGTCAATCAGTGGATGGCCTGACTAGCGGATGGCCTGACTAGTGAATGGAGGGAACGGTCCGGGGCCGGACCACCAGCCACAGCGCTGCGATCGAGAGCAGGATGCAGGCGGCCTGGACCGCGCCCATGGGGGTGGAACTTTCAATCCCCAGCCAGCCCACTACCGGCGAGATCAGCCCGGCCATCAGGAATGTTGCGGCCCCCAGCAGGGAGGCCGCGGTGCCGGCCTTGTCGCCGTGGCTTGCCAGTGCAAGCACCTGCACGCAGGGAAAAGTAAAGCCCGTCCCCAGGATGTAGAACCACAGCGGCACCATCACGCCCCACAGCCCCAGTCCCATTTGATCGAAAATCACGATCAGCAGGGCCATCAGGAACATCCAGGCGGTGGAACAGGCGAGGATCCATTGCGGCGGGATCCGCCTGATCAGCCTGGAACTTGTCTGCACGCCGGCCACAATGCCCAGCGAGTTGATGCCGAACAGGAGTCCGTACTGCTGTGGCGAGAAGCCGAAGATGTCCTGGAACAGGAACGGTGAGGCGGAGAGGTAGGTAAACAGGCCGGCAAAGTTCATGCCGCCAAGGAGCAGGAGGCCCACAAAGATCCGGTCGGTGAAAAGGACGCGGTAGCGTTGGCCGGCCGTCAGGCCGGACTGGCCGCGTTTTTCCGGCGGCAGGGTTTCGCGGACCAGGAAGAGGGCGGCGATGACCACCAGCGTGCCGTAGGCCGCCAGGAACACAAAAATCCCCGGCCAGGGCATCACCAGGAGGAGCTGCGAGCCAATGACCGGAGCCAGGATGGGTGCCAGTCCGTTGACAAGTGCCATCCGGGAGAACATCCGCACCATCGCGTACCCGGAGAACAAGTCGCGGACCATCGCCATGGCAACAACTCCGCCGCCGGCCGCGCCCACCCCCATCAGGACGCGGAAGAGTCCCAGGGAGGCGATGTCGGTGGAGATGGCTGCCCCCACTGAAGCGGCGATGTGCACCGCGGTGGCGAGGATCAGGGG is a window encoding:
- the dnaG gene encoding DNA primase, encoding MAGLIKREDIDEVRQRTDIKEVVDGYVTLKSAGLGTFKGLCPFHDERSPSFTVRPQVGRYHCFGCGEDGDVIAFVQKQDHTSFQEAVEKLAARIGYELRYEDGGTGPNREEVGKRQRLLDAHKIADEFFRAQLLTPGAAEGRSFLHGRGFDRAAAEQFGVGYAPQGWDALLKHLRGRGFTDQELKLTGMFSEGNRGIYDRFRGRLIWPIRDIAGDTIGFGARKLYEDDQGPKYLNTPETTLYKKSQVLYGIDLAKRNIAKDRQLVVVEGYTDVMACHLAGIPTAVATCGTAFGTEHIKIARRLLSDDGTGGEVIFTFDGDAAGQKAALRAFEEDQRFTAQTYVAVEPTGADPCDLRQSKGDEAVHALVQSRRPLFEFAIRTTLKQFNLDTVEGRVQGLKASVPVVAAIRDASTRTGYCQALTGWLGMPDPNEVLRMVSAAVKRGDHAGAGSPSAASAQAQGRPTQAGGPGVAAGPASGAVPSYHRPDPRDPVASMERQALEVALQEPAHLGGGIWERFAAVRFATPAFQAVHDAMRATGPGLTEDPVRWVEQIMHEVPEPLRGLVSELAVVPLPASTAEAVQKYCKDILSRLFELQITRVKADKMGQLQRLDPASDPEAFQRLNRELMMLEMERRALRSEA
- a CDS encoding multidrug effflux MFS transporter — its product is MTIPTNPGDSLSRRRKLLYILLLGALTALGPFTIDLYLPAFPALEASLGVSEAEVQLTLAGTTVGFALGQLVVGPFSDKFGRRFPLILATAVHIAASVGAAISTDIASLGLFRVLMGVGAAGGGVVAMAMVRDLFSGYAMVRMFSRMALVNGLAPILAPVIGSQLLLVMPWPGIFVFLAAYGTLVVIAALFLVRETLPPEKRGQSGLTAGQRYRVLFTDRIFVGLLLLGGMNFAGLFTYLSASPFLFQDIFGFSPQQYGLLFGINSLGIVAGVQTSSRLIRRIPPQWILACSTAWMFLMALLIVIFDQMGLGLWGVMVPLWFYILGTGFTFPCVQVLALASHGDKAGTAASLLGAATFLMAGLISPVVGWLGIESSTPMGAVQAACILLSIAALWLVVRPRTVPSIH